Proteins encoded by one window of Panicum virgatum strain AP13 chromosome 7N, P.virgatum_v5, whole genome shotgun sequence:
- the LOC120682851 gene encoding uncharacterized protein LOC120682851: MSSKRATGRTALQQEREREREREREREREEMGSPAPRRPLALAWFILICSSFWAANGMHGRVRVAAAEEGESRRMRLHTDGSRGDAHAWPGYLYTRAVGRCTPQFWSSGAEPWPNIAPQDAAVSKVFGSRSVERYGPRLTLLEATMRTDDIGGSAFVKLVKQGSAALLNAYTRRGFPFDSWEVKALLLEALVSEEAAAVQAERFEQANQSCV; this comes from the exons ATGAGCAGCAAGCGAGCAACCGGTAGAACTGCACTAcagcaggagagagagagagagagggagagggagagggagagggagagagaggaaatgGGTTCTCCGGCGCCGCGCCGTCCTCTAGCTCTTGCCTGGTTCATCCTCATCTGTTCATCCTTCTGGGCAGCAAATGGGATGCACGGTAGGGTccgtgtggcggcggcggaggagggggagagCAGGAGGATGCGGCTGCACACCGACGGGAGCCGCGGCGACGCGCACGCGTGGCCGGGGTACCTCTACACCCGAGCAGTTGGGAGATGCACACCCCA ATTCTGGAGCAGTGGAGCTGAGCCATGGCCCAACATCGCGCCTCAGGATGCAGCTGTGTCAAAGGTCTTTGGCTCCAGGTCGGTTGAGAGGTACGGGCCACGCCTCACCCTGCTGGAAGCAACCATGAGAACAGACGACATCGGCGGCAGTGCCTTTGTCAAGCTGGTGAAGCAAGGAAGCGCTGCTCTCCTTAATGCCTACACGAGGAGGGGTTTCCCTTTTGATTCCTGGGAGGTGAAGGCCTTGCTGTTAGAGGCGCTGGTGTCTGAGGAGGCTGCCGCGGTTCAGGCAGAGCGATTTGAGCAGGCGAACCAGTCTTGCGTTTGA
- the LOC120681211 gene encoding uncharacterized protein LOC120681211, with the protein MLVADWIDLPDNDDDGEVGTTGDSADDGATQQREGDAGEARLGAELDMHESWLFLWVLIIIAFCFDAFLLYVTLGPRPIELALLALWNFEVLCVGRQAGLTPGDGEGAEGSAEGVDGAVDKWRCGALAVLAASGVKIFVIYLVLDFYLAALSFLWLCAMADLLLLEEDSLLEMDESGGDEDREEELAGVGEDITVGADEGADEARAEHSSTSSSEDEVEANASSSEDEEEGCALKEHCDSSSSEEREHLEEQRWEEPDGSSRGSTDEDDSWDLVEIDPEMPAKDNCGANRNSGSRPGFPSHGSRQHDILLMRLIYREISLVSLGFIISNFPQTREFFLARIRIEKKEGIFLWCVCTYFLCATGP; encoded by the coding sequence ATGCTGGTAGCGGATTGGATCGACCTACCGGATAACGACGACGATGGCGAAGTTGGCACCACCGGCGATAGCGCCGACGACGGCGCAACCCAGCAGCGggagggcgacgccggcgaggcaAGGCTAGGCGCGGAGCTCGACATGCACGAGTCCTGGTTGTTCCTGTGGGTCCTGATCATCATCGCGTTCTGCTTCGACGCCTTCCTCCTCTACGTCACGCTCGGCCCGCGGCCAATAGAACTCGCGCTCCTGGCCCTCTGGAACTTCGAGGTGCTCTGTGTCGGCAGGCAAGCCGGGCTGACGCCGGGCGATGGCGAGGGAGCCGAGGGCTCGGCGGAAGGCGTGGACGGAGCTGTCGACAAGTGGAGGTGCGGCGCGCTGGCGGTGCTCGCGGCGTCCGGCGTCAAGATCTTTGTCATCTACCTCGTACTCGACTTCTACCTGGCCGCGCTCAGCTTCTTGTGGCTTTGCGCCATGGCGGACCTCCTGCTGCTTGAGGAGGACAGCCTTTTGGAGATGGATGAATCGGGAGGCGACGAGGATAGGGAGGAGGAGCTTGCTGGCGTCGGCGAGGACATCACCGTAGGTGCGGATGAAGGGGCTGACGAGGCCAGGGCGGAGCATTCCAGCACGAGTTCATCAGAGGATGAAGTGGAAGCCAATGCGAGCTCATCGGAGGATGAAGAAGAAGGCTGTGCTCTGAAGGAGCATTGCGATAGTAGTAGTTCGGAAGAGCGGGAGCATCTCGAGGAGCAGCGATGGGAAGAACCGGACGGCAGCAGCCGTGGAAGCACGGACGAGGACGACAGCTGGGACTTGGTGGAGATCGACCCGGAGATGCCTGCCAAAGATAACTGTGGCGCCAACCGGAACTCCGGAAGTCGTCCAGGCTTCCCTTCCCATGGAAGTCGGCAGCATGATATCCTATTGATGCGGCTGATTTATCGTGAGATTTCCTTGGTTTCATTAGGGTTCATTATATCAAACTTTCCGCAAACTAGAGAGTTCTTTTTAGCTAGAATTagaattgaaaaaaaagaaggcaTTTTCTTGTGGTGCGTATGTACATATTTTTTGTGCGCCACCGGTCCTTAA
- the LOC120682202 gene encoding probable low-specificity L-threonine aldolase 1 isoform X2 — protein MVAKVVDLRSDTVTKPSDAMRSAMAAADVDDDVLGADPTARRLEAEMAALMGKEAALFVPSGTMANLVSVLVHCDVRGSEVILGDASHIHVYENGGISTIGGVHPKTVPNNPDGTMDIDKIVSAIRSRGGALLYPTTRLICLENTHANCGGKCLSVEYTDKVGEIAKSHGLKLHIDGARIFNASVALGVPVDRLVKTADSVSVCLSKGLGAPVGSVIVGSKAFIDKAKILRKTLGGGMRQIGVLCAAAYVAVRDTRGKLADDHRRAKALAEGLKKIKQFSVDSASVQTNMVFFDIMDPRISPDRLCQVLEQRNVLAMPASSKSIRFVLHYQISDSDVQYAVTCVEKAFEELLKGGTNLELLTNGTTRSSYGH, from the exons ATGGTGGCCAAGGTGGTGGACCTGCGGTCGGACACGGTCACCAAGCCCTCCGACGCCAtgcgctccgccatggccgcggccgACGTCGACGACGACGTCCTGGGCGCCGACCCGACCGCGCGCCGCCTCGAGGCGGAGATGGCCGCGCTCATGGGCAAGGAGGCCGCGCTGTTCGTGCCCTCGGGCACCATGGCCAACCTCGTCTCCGTCCTCGTGCACTGCGACGTCCGGGGCAGCGAGGTCATCCTCGGCGACGCCTCGCACATCCACGTCTACGAGAACGGCGGTATCTCCACCATCGGCGGCGTCCACCCCAAGACCGTGCCCAACAACCCCGACGGCACCATGGACATCGACAAGATCGTGTCCGCCATCAGGAGCCGCGGCGGGGCGCTGCTGTACCCGACGACCAGGCTCATCTGCCTGGAGAACACACATGCAAA TTGTGGTGGAAAATGTTTATCTGTAGAATACACCGACAAGGTTGGGGAAATTGCCAAGAGTCATGGCCTCAAGCTTCATATTGATGGAGCCCGCATTTTTAACGCCTCTGTG GCACTTGGAGTTCCTGTAGATAGACTCGTGAAAACTGCTGATTCAGTTTCG GTATGCCTATCAAAAGGTTTAGGCGCCCCCGTTGGATCAGTTATTGTTGGTTCCAAGGCCTTCATTGACAAG GCCAAAATTCTTAGGAAGACCCTAGGTGGTGGAATGAGGCAGATTGGTGTTCTTTGTGCTGCTGCTTATGTTGCCGTTCGTGACACTAGAGGAAAGCTTGCGGATGACCACAGAAGGGCCAAAGCTTTGGCAG AGGGACTGAAGAAAATTAAACAGTTTTCAGTGGATTCCGCTTCGGTCCAAACCAATATG GTATTCTTTGATATCATGGATCCACGCATATCACCTGACAGACTATGCCAAGTCTTGGAACAACGCAATGTGCTTGCAATGCCAGCGAGTTCAAAAAG TATCAGGTTCGTCCTCCattaccaaatttcagacagcgACGTTCAATACGCAGTGACATGTGTTGAG AAAGCTTTTGAAGAGCTACTGAAGGGTGGTACAAACTTGGAGCTCTTGACAAATGGTACTACAAGAAGTTCGTACGGGCACTAG
- the LOC120682202 gene encoding probable low-specificity L-threonine aldolase 2 isoform X3, whose amino-acid sequence MASKVVDLRSDTVTKPSEAMRAAMAAADVDDDVVGVDPTAQRFQAEMAALMGKEAALFVPSGTMGNLISVLVHCDVRGSEAILGDNSHIHVYENGGISTIGGVHPKTVPNNPDGTMDIDKIVAAIRHPDLHYPTTRLICLENTHGNSGGKCLSVEYTDKVGEIATSHGLKLHIDGARIFNASVALGVPVDRLVKAADSVSVCLSKGLGAPVGSVIVGSKNFIEKAKILRKTLGGGMRQVGVLCAAAQVAVRDTVGKLADDHRKARALTEGLKKIKHITVDPASVETNMVFFDIVDPRISPDNLCQVLEQHNVLTMPASSKSIRFVLHYQISDSDVQYAVTCVEKAFEELLKGGTNLELLTNGTTRSSYGH is encoded by the exons ATGGCGAGCAAGGTGGTGGACCTCCGGTCGGACACGGTCACCAAGCCCTCGGAGGCCATgcgggccgccatggccgcggccgACGTCGACGACGACGTCGTGGGCGTCGACCCGACCGCGCAGCGCTTCCAGGCGGAGATGGCCGCGCTCATGGGCAAGGAGGCCGCGCTCTTCGTGCCCTCGGGCACCATGGGCAACCTCATCTCCGTCCTCGTGCACTGCGACGTCAGGGGCAGCGAGGCCATCCTCGGCGACAACTCGCACATCCACGTCTACGAGAACGGGGGCATCTCCACCATCGGCGGCGTGCACCCCAAGACCGTGCCCAACAACCCCGACGGCACCATGGACATCGACAAGATCGTCGCGGCCATCAGGCACCCGGATCTGCATTACCCGACCACCAGGCTCATCTGCCTGGAGAACACACATGGGAA TTCTGGTGGAAAATGTTTATCTGTAGAATACACTGACAAGGTCGGTGAAATTGCAACGAGCCATGGCCTCAAGCTTCATATTGATGGAGCTCGCATTTTTAACGCCTCTGTG GCGCTTGGAGTCCCTGTAGATAGACTCGTGAAAGCTGCTGATTCAGTTTCG GTATGCCTATCTAAAGGGTTAGGCGCCCCCGTTGGGTCGGTTATTGTTGGTTCGAAGAACTTCATTGAGAAG GCCAAAATTCTTAGGAAGACCCTAGGTGGTGGCATGAGGCAGGTTGGAGTTCTCTGTGCTGCTGCTCAAGTTGCCGTCCGTGACACTGTGGGAAAGCTTGCAGATGACCATAGGAAGGCTAGAGCTTTGACAG AGGGGCTGAAGAAAATTAAACATATTACAGTCGATCCAGCTTCCGTTGAGACCAATATG GTATTCTTCGATATCGTCGATCCAAGAATATCACCTGACAATCTATGCCAAGTCTTGGAACAGCACAATGTGCTTACAATGCCAGCGAGTTCAAAAAG TATCAGGTTCGTCCTCCattaccaaatttcagacagcgACGTTCAATACGCAGTGACATGTGTTGAG AAAGCTTTTGAAGAGCTACTGAAGGGTGGTACAAACTTGGAGCTCTTGACAAATGGTACTACAAGAAGTTCGTACGGGCACTAG
- the LOC120683444 gene encoding protein G1-like4, whose amino-acid sequence MDMSPNPDSPSSGGGNGGIGSSSGGASPSVGSMTPQSPSRYEAQKRRDWNTFGQYLRNHRPPLSLAQCSGAHVLEFLRYLDQFGKTKVHGPACPFFGHPNPPAPCPCPLRQAWGSLDALVGRLRAAFEENGGRPESNPFAARAVRLYLREVREHQARARGVSYEKKKRKKPQQLQAGDGSGSLHGHPHQPPPPPPAGAAC is encoded by the coding sequence ATGGACATGTCGCCGAACCCCGACAGCCCCTCGTCGGGAGGGGGCAACGGCGGCATCGGgtcgagcagcggcggcgcgtcgccgtccGTTGGTTCGATGACGCCGCAGTCGCCGAGCCGGTACGAGGCGCAGAAGCGGCGCGACTGGAACACGTTCGGGCAGTATCTGCGGAACCACCGGCCGCCGCTGAGCCTGGCGCAGTGCAGCGGCGCCCACGTCCTCGAGTTCCTCCGCTACCTGGACCAGTTCGGCAAGACCAAGGTGCACGGCCCGGCGTGCCCTTTCTTCGGCCACCCGaacccgccggcgccgtgcccCTGCCCGCTCCGCCAGGCCTGGGGCAGCCTCGACGCCCTCGtgggccgcctccgcgccgccttcGAGGAGAACGGAGGCCGCCCGGAGTCCAACCCcttcgccgcgcgcgccgtccgCCTCTACCTCCGCGAGGTCCGCGAGCACCaggcccgcgcccgcggcgtcAGCTACGAGAAGAAGAAGCGCAAGAAGCCGCAGCAGCTGCAGGCAGGCGACGGCAGCGGCAGCCTCCACGGCCACCCccaccagccgccgcccccgccgcccgccggcgccgcctgctGA
- the LOC120681212 gene encoding uncharacterized protein LOC120681212 translates to MLKFYWLLPGKSLSDGLRIILEDKDTNAMAAIVSKIKNFVVYFDHDDCAFGVNWDDIIANPVDELPKVQHVGNKVCEKLPVFRKEGRFQTTEGESSGPRDNNSDEFFDSEYEMEDGDQDILETFADAVENEAPMRDVDASTTAKGNKKTKGSRLKAFDVSRPDIVSEEEDTDDEGLDLSECDDEGEGGHTFKSFRDEDMQKPVFSVGLVFSSVEKLREAINAYSVRNRVDIKLPRNDRTRVRAHCAEGCPWNLYASWDSRVKSFVVKTYYGGHTCQKEWKVRKCTARWIAGKYLESFRANDKMSTIFLRGIMEEEYGEDEDLRC, encoded by the coding sequence ATGCTTAAATTTTATTGGTTGTTACCTGGTAAAAGCTTATCAGATGGTCTTAGAATCATCTTAGAAGACAAAGACACCAATGCCATGGCTGCCATAGTGAGCAAGATCAAAAATTTTGTAGTGTATTTTGATCATGATGACTGCGCCTTTGGAGTTAATTGGGACGATATTATTGCTAATCCAGTTGATGAACTTCCTAAAGTGCAACATGTGGGTAACAAGGTCTGTGAGAAGCTTCCAGTGTTCAGAAAAGAGGGTCGTTTCCAAACCACTGAAGGTGAATCAAGTGGTCCTAGAGACAACAATAGTGATGAATTTTTTGATAGTGAATATGAAATGGAGGATGGGGATCAAGACATCTTGGAAACATTTGCTGATGCTGTTGAGAATGAAGCACCTATGAGAGATGTTGATGCTAGTACAACAGCTAAAGGCAACAAGAAAACTAAAGGCAGCAGGCTGAAAGCTTTTGATGTGAGCAGACCTGATATAGtgtcagaagaagaagacactGATGACGAGGGCCTTGACCTATCAGAATGTGATGATGAGGGAGAAGGAGGTCACACGTTCAAGTCATTCAGAGATGAAGACATGCAGAAGCCTGTATTTTCAGTTGGTCTTGTGTTTTCTTCAGTTGAGAAGCTTAGAGAAGCCATCAATGCATATAGTGTCAGGAACAGAGTTGACATAAAGCTGCCAAGAAATGATAGGACAAGAGTCAGAGCTCATTGTGCTGAAGGATGTCCATGGAATCTTTATGCTTCATGGGACAGTAGGGTGAAATCTTTTGTAGTTAAAACCTACTATGGAGGTCACACATGCCAGAAAGAGTGGAAAGTCAGGAAGTGTACTGCTAGATGGATTGCTGGTAAGTACTTGGAATCTTTTAGGGCCAATGATAAGATGAGCACGATCTTCCTCAGAGGAATCATGGAAGAGGAatatggagaagatgaagaccTTAGATGTTGA
- the LOC120682202 gene encoding probable low-specificity L-threonine aldolase 1 isoform X1 — translation MVAKVVDLRSDTVTKPSDAMRSAMAAADVDDDVLGADPTARRLEAEMAALMGKEAALFVPSGTMANLVSVLVHCDVRGSEVILGDASHIHVYENGGISTIGGVHPKTVPNNPDGTMDIDKIVSAIRSRGGALLYPTTRLICLENTHANCGGKCLSVEYTDKVGEIAKSHGLKLHIDGARIFNASVALGVPVDRLVKTADSVSVCLSKGLGAPVGSVIVGSKAFIDKAKILRKTLGGGMRQIGVLCAAAYVAVRDTRGKLADDHRRAKALAEGLKKIKQFSVDSASVQTNMVFFDIMDPRISPDRLCQVLEQRNVLAMPASSKSVRFVLHYQISDSDVQYALTCVEKAVEDLLKGSAKFQHLTNGTTKNSYGH, via the exons ATGGTGGCCAAGGTGGTGGACCTGCGGTCGGACACGGTCACCAAGCCCTCCGACGCCAtgcgctccgccatggccgcggccgACGTCGACGACGACGTCCTGGGCGCCGACCCGACCGCGCGCCGCCTCGAGGCGGAGATGGCCGCGCTCATGGGCAAGGAGGCCGCGCTGTTCGTGCCCTCGGGCACCATGGCCAACCTCGTCTCCGTCCTCGTGCACTGCGACGTCCGGGGCAGCGAGGTCATCCTCGGCGACGCCTCGCACATCCACGTCTACGAGAACGGCGGTATCTCCACCATCGGCGGCGTCCACCCCAAGACCGTGCCCAACAACCCCGACGGCACCATGGACATCGACAAGATCGTGTCCGCCATCAGGAGCCGCGGCGGGGCGCTGCTGTACCCGACGACCAGGCTCATCTGCCTGGAGAACACACATGCAAA TTGTGGTGGAAAATGTTTATCTGTAGAATACACCGACAAGGTTGGGGAAATTGCCAAGAGTCATGGCCTCAAGCTTCATATTGATGGAGCCCGCATTTTTAACGCCTCTGTG GCACTTGGAGTTCCTGTAGATAGACTCGTGAAAACTGCTGATTCAGTTTCG GTATGCCTATCAAAAGGTTTAGGCGCCCCCGTTGGATCAGTTATTGTTGGTTCCAAGGCCTTCATTGACAAG GCCAAAATTCTTAGGAAGACCCTAGGTGGTGGAATGAGGCAGATTGGTGTTCTTTGTGCTGCTGCTTATGTTGCCGTTCGTGACACTAGAGGAAAGCTTGCGGATGACCACAGAAGGGCCAAAGCTTTGGCAG AGGGACTGAAGAAAATTAAACAGTTTTCAGTGGATTCCGCTTCGGTCCAAACCAATATG GTATTCTTTGATATCATGGATCCACGCATATCACCTGACAGACTATGCCAAGTCTTGGAACAACGCAATGTGCTTGCAATGCCAGCGAGTTCAAAAAG TGTGAGGTTCGTCCTCCATTACCAAATTTCAGATAGTGATGTTCAGTATGCATTGACATGTGTCGAG AAAGCTGTTGAAGATCTACTGAAGGGCAGCGCTAAGTTTCAGCATTTGACAAATGGGACTACGAAGAACTCATACGGGCACTAG